TGATGTGATTTATGCAGAGTACGCCAAGACTGAGGGCCTGATGAGTGCTGCTAACCTTCTTGAGTTCCTGCTGAAGGAGCAGAGGGAGGAGGTGGATTTGTCTCGCGCCGTTCAGCTCATAGACCAATATGAAGTGGATGAAACAGGTAACCGTTCAGTTTCTCGGTTTCTTAACTTTACTTCACTAATATATCAGGTGTTATACTGacacacatcctttcagacccacagtgttgtgttgtgtataaTGGAAGGGTGGACAGAAACAGTGGATTTGTGCAGATCTGAAGCAAAATGAAGTTAATGTTGTGAAGATGAAACCTGTCCTGCCAGGTGCTGGATGTTTCTTGGTATTTGTAATTGTAATGTTTTCATATGGGTACATGGGGTATGTTTGTTGATGCTACACACAGTCAGGGTGGTGTAAGAGGTGTAGCCCactacatgaaaaaaaaatttccatttccattgttttgcatttatgcatttgtttgttttgcctaCTCCTTAACAGCCAGAGTCAAGCAGCTGATGACAAAAGACGGTTTCCTGATGTACCTGCATCAGCCCGAGGGTCTGATCATGAACCCAGCCCATAAGAGTGTGTACCAGGACATGAACCAGCCATTAAACCACTACTTCATCTCCTCCTCTCATAACACTTACCTAATGGAGGATCAACTGAAAGGCCCCAGCAGCACTGAGGCCTATATACGGTACGCTCATCACTCACTGGTTAAGATGTGAATTAAACCTTTCAGAGTGGTTTGTCTGGAAATTAGTCTTAGTTTACAGTAGTGGTGATAGTAACAATGTCTTTTAATACAGAACAATAACTAGAAACAGTTTTCATATGGAATGGTGAGGATGTTTTCAGGCATCGTATCTGAACCCATTTCATGAATGTACTTGTACCGTAAAGGTTTTCTGCAGGGTATCAGTCATCATTCAGTGCATGTCCATACtgctattttatttgtttacctGCTGGTACAAGAACACTGCAGTTTTTTCTTCAAACTTCCTCATCTAGAACATCTTTAACTCACATGGTGCATAAGAAAAGGTCAGACAGGGATTTTTTGTCAGAACTCACCTATATAGTCATAGGCAATGTTTGGCGCCATTCacaaataacattttcaaagtAAAAGTAGGTCTCTACAGTTCAAACtttccaaaaataaaatattgtgacCAGGAATGTCCAAATAGTAGAAGCTAATTagcactattcattcattcattcattcattcattatctgtaacgcttatccagttcagggtcacagtggttccagagcctacctggaatcattagacacaaggcaggaatacaccctggagggggtgccagtccttcacagggcaacacacactcacacattcactcacacacccacacctacggacactcttgagtcgccaatccacctaccaacgtgtggttttggactgtgggaggaaaccagagcacccggaggaaacctacgcggacacggggagaacacaccacactcctcacagacagtcacccagaggaaacccatgcagacacagggagaacacaccacactcctcacagacagtcacccggaggaaacccatgcagacacagggagaatacaccacactcctcacagacagttacccggaggaaacccacgcagacacagggagaacacaccacactcctcacagacagtcacccggaggaaacccatgcagacacagggagaacacaccacactcctcacagacagtcacccagaggaaacccacgcagacacagggagaacacaccacactcctcacagacagtcacccggaggaaaccgacacagacacagggagaacacaccatactcctcacagacagtcactcggaggaaacccatgcagacacagggagaacacaccacactcctcacagacagtcacccagaggaaacccacgcagacacagggagaacacaccacactcctcacagacagtcacccggaggaaacccacgccgacacagagagaacacaccacactcctcacagacagtcacccagaggaaacccacgcagacacagggagaacacaccacactcctcacagacagtcacccggaggaaaccgacacagacacagagagaacacaccacactcctcacagacagtcactcggaggaaacccatgcagacacagggagaacacaccacactcctcacagacagtcacccagaggaaacccacgcagacacagggagaacacaccacactcctcacagacagtcacccggaggaaacccacgcagacacagggagaacagaccacactcctcacagacagtcacccggaggaaacccatgcagacacagggagaacacaccacactcctcacagacagtcacccggaggaaacccatgcagacacagggagtctgcaccaccgtgccgcccctaattGGCACTAATTGGTTTCTATTTATTTCTACATATTGTTTTGTTACTTTTAACAGACCATAGTAAGTTGTGTAGTAATTCTGTAAAGAGTGTCATGTCCAGGGTAAGTATTCTGGATATAAGCTGAGCTGTATGGGATTTTCAAAAATTCCATTCTTACAGCCATCAAACTATGAATACTCTCACAGCCATGTTCATTGGTTTATTACTCCTGACCGAACTATGACCGAGATATTCTCCTAACAGAGCACTAATGAAGAGCTGCCGCTGTGTGGAGCTGGACATTTGGGACGGTTCTGATGGAGAACCGGTTATATACCATGGCTACACCCTCACATCTAAGATCCTCTTCAAAGATGCCATCAAAGCCATCAAGGAGTACGCCTTTAAAGTAGGTCCTATACACTTCCTCAGACATCAGGAAAACGTCTGTCTTCTGTAGAAGTGTGGGCATGACGGGCTGGTTCTGTTTCTCCTCAGACATCAGAGTATCCAGTGATTCTGTCCTTGGAGAACCACTGCAGTGTGGAGCAGCAGAAGCTGATGGCTCACTACATGACCTCCATCCTGGGCAGCGCTCTGCTCACTAAACCCCTCGGGGAGCACATGCCCACAGAGCTACCTTCTCCAGAGGTTAGTTACAGTCTGTACAAGTTTGAGTGCCAGCACTAACAATGCTGATAATGATTGGAAGCTCATGACCTCCACATTATAATATACaaataagaccaggcttgctgATGCCTGCTTGATTCCTCCagtcacatttatttaaagtgcctCCTTATTGAGCCAGGAATGATCATTTTAAGTGCTGCTAAGTGGGTAGCTGTGGCTTAATGAGGCTTGGGACTGGAAAGGCACTGGTTTGATTTCCACAATCAACAGGAAAATTGGGGGAGGGGGAGCATAGAGACAACACTatctcctccctcagtccaagaCTGAAGTGCCTATGAGCAAGGCACGTACGCTCCAACTGCTCCCTGCCACTCactgggtgtgggtgtgtgtgtgtgtgtgtaagtgtgtgttcactaccatgtATGAGTTAAATGAAGAAGACATTCCGTTCAGACGTTGtacaatgaataataaatgcatatttatgTTTGCTTTGCAAAGTATGGATTAgacatgctgttttttttaagctgATAGGCATCTATTACACGTCAGAcctcagtgtgagactgaagAACCAAACCTTGCACATTACACTTTGGTGGGGTAAGTGGGGAATTGCATTTATTTCCCCCCTGAACTTTTCCTTAAGCTCTATCTCTAGTCGTGAAGAATAAAAGAGGATTTTTCATTGCCTGCTGAAACAGATGCGTTTTCTCATCAACAAATTCCCTGTGGAATGTGAGGAATGCCTGCAGCTGGAGTTCAGTCAAGTTCAACTCCTCAGCTTCTCtacagcagctgtgtgtgatcagaatgaataaaacattaaataatagaATTATTCaaactattatattttaattatatgtaCAGATTTATTGAGacaaaacataatatttaatgGTTTGGTGTCAGGATTCTGTCTGAAAATCTGTTTTGCTATTCCGTTGAATTGTAATTACAAAAtagttacatttaaattaaattttcaaAGGTCACTTTGACTGATTTTCACCCTTTTTTCCAATTATTTGTTGTTAAAACTTAggataaatgtaaattattgaATTAGGTTCAAaagagggcggcacagtggtgcagcaggtaggtgtcgcagtcccagatctccagggacctggaggttgtggctttgtttcccgctccgggtgactgtcagtgaggagtgtggtgtgttctccctgtgtctgcgtgggtttcctccgggtgactgtctgtgaggagtgtggtgtgttctccctgtgtctgcgtgggtttccttcgggtgactgtcagtgaggagtgtggtgtgttctctctgtgtctgcgtgggtttcctccgggtgactgtcagtgaggagtgtggtgtgttctccctgtgtctgcgtgggtttcctccgggtgactgtctgtgaggagtgtggtgtgttctccctgtgtctgcgtgggtttccttcgggtgactgtcagtgaggagtgtggtgtgttctctctgtgtctgcgtgggtttcctccgggtgactgtcagtgaggagtgtggtgttttctccctgtgtctgcatgggtttcctccgggtgactgtctgtgaggagtgtggtgtgttctccctgtgtctgcgtgggtttccttcgggtgactgtcagtgaggagtgtggtgtgttctctctgtgtctgcgtgggtttcctccgggtgactgtcagtgaggagtgtggtgtgttctctctgtgtctgcgtgggtttccaccgggtgactgtctgtgaggagtgtggtgtgttctctctgtgtctgcgtgggtttcctccgggtgactgtctgtgaggagtgtggtgtgttctctctgtgtctgcgtgggtttcctccgggtgactgtctgtgaggagtgtggtgtgttctctctgtgtctgcgtgggtttcctccaggtgactgtctgtgaggagtgtgttacagataatgaatgaatgaatgaaaggttcAGAATAGACAGTGTGCTGAATATATTTCATCTTTTCTGATTAAACACCTCTTTTTATACTTCCAAACAGAAATGTGGAATGAATCGAAAGTTGCATTTCCATAGAATATCTTTGCTGGTTTCAATTAGCTACAAGGGACAAATAATTCATATTGAATTACAACTCATAGCCCCATAGCTTTGTTAAAGACAGTTATAAGTGCAGCGTTTTAAGGGTTAATCATAGCGCCTGCAGCGTTTCATTATAGTAGTGGAGGACATCCTGAAATGACACACTTCACATCACCCATAATGACTGTGGAGTTGTTTTGCAGGGGAAGGGGTAATTGTAGCTGTCCCATTGTTTTGTTCTATTCACCACAGTCAAGGTGTGTCTTCAGTTTTTTGACCTACTTTAACAATGCCATAGAACTGCTGATCTCCTTTGGGGGATTGGTCCTAACTCTACTgttctttaaagaaaaataGTCCCCCAAAGATATTCTAGAAGGGCACCAGTCAGTAAAGCGGTTGGTTCCATGTTATTTGCATAATGCTAACGTCTACATTCATGGCGTAAATATGTAAATGCCATTAATCAGAGTGACGTATAGTTATATTTGTTGTAATAACCTAATTGAGTtttttattgtcactgtccaaataaaaacagtaaatttacagcaaaaggaaaaaaccttctcaaCTCTCAGTGGAAGTGAAAGTAAAAAGATTtcattccaaataattttggagcatttctattggttcgttCATCATTAAATTTTCACGCGATATAAAGAACAgttctgtgttcaaatgtaaaaatcaacaaaaaatagAGATACGTGTTTTAATTGGATAGCAACAATATGCAAAAGTAGGTTAACTTCCTGTTAGgcgtcttgcccaaggactccaAATGGTATAGCAGTTTCCTTCCGTAAAACTTTTATCTAGGATTATGTGCATGTGTCTACACTAGCTTTTATTGACTATGAGCTGCACTGTTTGTTGTGCACATTACTCCGTAATTGAGTTGAGGCTAGATGCCCTCCATAGCTTTGTGTTGATCATTGTATCTCCCTCAGGCGCTGAAAGGCAGGTTTTTGGTCAAAGGAAAACGGCTGAACAAACTGGAACACTTTTTCTCAGAACATGCTGCTGCAGAGGATGAAGAGACGGTGACAGAGGAAGAGGACTGTCGTGATGAAGACGAGGAAAAGACCTCATCCAAGGTTTGCTGGACTTATGGATGTACTTTTCCTAACAACAGCCAATTTAACTCATCCCCAAGGtagtggatggagctccatcacttcagggATGGAGCAGCCCCCTCCATATCGTCCCATTTTTTTTCGATGGAGTTTATTTATCAAGTTTTTCAGTTAATACaatgggtgtctacaaacccTTGGATATAGTTGGTTCACTACAAGCCTCTATTTGCTTAAGTCTCTACCCTGGCTTTGTCAGAATCGCTAATTTTGATCCGTGTATGTGTCCAGAGATCAAAGAAATTGAAGATGGCCAAAGAGCTTTCGAATATCGTCATCTACTGCAAAAGCGTCGCGTTCCACGGATTTGAACATGCACGGGAGAAGCAGGCCTTTTATGAGATGTCTTCTTTTAAAGAGGGGGATGCTGCCAAATATGCAGAGAAATCTGGTAAAATACAGGTGTCAGAAAGTAATGTCAATATCAGATAAATTACGGAATTATAGCTTCCTCATGTCACTGACCTTCTGTTTCATAGCAAATGAATTCATCCGCCATAACTCTGAGAAACTGAGCAGAATTTACCCATCATCCTTCAGGACAGACTCCTCCAACTACAACCCGGTACCTTTGTGGAATGCAGGTTGCCAGATTGGTGAGATTCAACTGTGATAAGCATTTTTCAGTATACATAGTATGCATTGTATATTCGGAAATGATAACGttacaggtgtgtgtacagCATACTGTAATGTTGTATAGAGTTGTATTTAAAGTCCTCTGGTCATGGTTTAACCCCTTTAATGCATCTTAAATTCGTCAGAGTGACAGATTTAGAAGTGATGTCCAAGAAAACATATTCCCCAGTAGTTCTAGGTCTTCATTCAAGGTCTATGAATATGCAGTTCGTCTATGACATATTCACAATTTAACGAGGTGATTACTTGGggttaaaaaaaaccctgtctGGGGTGACACAGTTGGTCAGaatgtagtgtcactgtcacagctccagggtccggtgCTTGTGACtcggggtaggctccggacccacagcaacACTTAGTAGGTGGTTGAATGAAGGTATGAACAATGAATGAACCTCCCATTTGAGACTCTTGTTGGAGCTACgctttcaaagcagaaatgcttTGTAGTTTGAATgctagatcctcttttgtaagtcactttggataaaagcatctgccaaatgcataaatgtaaatgtaaatgcatagCCACTGCACTGATTTCTTATTTCACGCTTGATACATGTTCTAACagttaaacaccaccacacgGACACGGTGACAAGGTTGCACACTTGATTTCTACTAGAGGATCCATAATGtgtatctctctgtcttttccaGTGGCCTTGAACTTCCAGACTCCAAGCTTAGAGATAGACCTGAGCCATGGCCTGTTTGGACAGAATGGACACTGTGGCTATGTCCTGAAGCCAAGCTTTCTCAGAGACCGAGCCACAGAGTTCGACCCCATCACTCTCACCAGGGGACCATGGCTCAGACACAAAGAGTTACATGTGATGGTGAGTTATTCCTTCAATCTTAAACTGATAGTTTGACTGATAAAAGCTACTAGGCATGTTTGTATATTTGAGcaaaaatgtaatgtatctACAGGTTTCATAAAACTGGGGGCACGAATTCTTGATTTTTTAAGTGAATATAACAATGTAACattacaacacaaacaaatacatttagtTTATGTTAaactttatgtttatgttttgttaCATCACCAAAAGTGACATTATCGATGGTAATATTCACGATAAACCTATTTTATTACTCTCCAGATCATCTCAGCCCAGCAATTACCTAAAGTGAGCGAGAAAACAACTTCTATCGTGGATCCTCTGGTTCGAGTGGAGATCTATGGAGTGCCAGCAGATACAGCCGAGAAAGAGACACAGCACATTCACAACAATGGTACTGAAACTGTTCCCTACCACTTCTGCATTTATTACTTCCCTAGCCATCAATTAAAGAGAGAACAGTTGCCCCAACCCCTCTCTCATCACTCCCTGAGCTGTTAGACAATGCAGAAATGTTGGGTTAATATtcttctccaagtgtgttgagacTCCTATCTCAATAGCTCTGTGTAATTTGGGGAGTCATAGCTAGAGCAGGTCGAagaaacaggaagaaaatggagtacattttaaaatgaaattgaaGAAAATACTGTCATGGCGTCTAATGCTTTGAGGAGCATTAATGAAACCCGCAAAAGCAAA
This window of the Hoplias malabaricus isolate fHopMal1 chromosome Y, fHopMal1.hap1, whole genome shotgun sequence genome carries:
- the LOC136678095 gene encoding 1-phosphatidylinositol 4,5-bisphosphate phosphodiesterase delta-1-like is translated as MQCIRKQASRSKSEELLHQAQSKKVASLNSKILDMEDDLDLQFLLNGAGLVKVRSGSWKKTRFYKLQEDCKTMWHESKKTLRSKQTFSVDDIESVRSGRQTEGLRKFTEEGLEPKAFSILFKGRRKNLDLLASSDEEAKHWVNGLQKIISNMNKLSQQRKTQHWIFNCLRKADINCDNKMSPEELKNFLHDINIEVDDHYVKMLFEKCDKSKCGTLEGDEIRHFYEILTQRDEIDVIYAEYAKTEGLMSAANLLEFLLKEQREEVDLSRAVQLIDQYEVDETARVKQLMTKDGFLMYLHQPEGLIMNPAHKSVYQDMNQPLNHYFISSSHNTYLMEDQLKGPSSTEAYIRALMKSCRCVELDIWDGSDGEPVIYHGYTLTSKILFKDAIKAIKEYAFKTSEYPVILSLENHCSVEQQKLMAHYMTSILGSALLTKPLGEHMPTELPSPEALKGRFLVKGKRLNKLEHFFSEHAAAEDEETVTEEEDCRDEDEEKTSSKRSKKLKMAKELSNIVIYCKSVAFHGFEHAREKQAFYEMSSFKEGDAAKYAEKSANEFIRHNSEKLSRIYPSSFRTDSSNYNPVPLWNAGCQIVALNFQTPSLEIDLSHGLFGQNGHCGYVLKPSFLRDRATEFDPITLTRGPWLRHKELHVMIISAQQLPKVSEKTTSIVDPLVRVEIYGVPADTAEKETQHIHNNGFNPMWNTNFQFDLYVPELALVRFVVEDYDSVSSNDFIGQCTVPFSNLQNGYRHVPLFNKNGDLLSSAGLFVHIMALDAE